One window of the Trifolium pratense cultivar HEN17-A07 linkage group LG2, ARS_RC_1.1, whole genome shotgun sequence genome contains the following:
- the LOC123904224 gene encoding uncharacterized protein LOC123904224 — protein MDLKKRNTKKYSFKEPDLSRLRELGALVPFPENFQKRYGKLLSILNTNVEEGILNTLIQFYDPIYHCFTFVDYQLVPTLEEYSYWVGLPISERIPYTGLEESPAPSVIANALHLRTSDIVSNRTKKGGFQGLTSNFLFGKAFLFAKNGDVAAFEAILALLIYGLVLFPNIDSFVDNSAIQIFLGGNPVPTLLADAYHSIHHRTHKGEGLILCCAPLLYRWFISHLPWTRHFKENPEKLRWAQRIMPLTSSDIVWYAAAYDVGVIIDGCGEFSNVPLLGTRGGISYNPTLARRQFGYPMKDRPKSILLTGIFYLNEEGSQHMRESFARAWRNVHRKGRDQLGKKLGIVSEDYTKWVISRAIERGMPYSFEKSSSVDASSSTTPPSVIPFKTIDEFQELLARLRLEKDAWERKFRESELENQELKEKLKEQERVLSLQSGLLMEKEEMIRVKDALLRQDGKRKKRQGDLFSSGLDSRFDG, from the coding sequence ATGGACCTAAAGAAAAGGAACACTAAGAAGTATAGTTTCAAGGAACCAGACCTTTCCCGACTAAGAGAGCTAGGAGCTCTAGTTCCATTCCCCGAAAATTTCCAAAAGCGATATGGGAAACTTTTGAGCATCCTCAATACAAATGTTGAAGAAGGAATTCTTAACACGCTCATCCAGTTCTATGATCCAATTTACCACTGCTTTACTTTTGTCGATTATCAGTTGGTTCCTACCCTAGAGGAGTATTCTTATTGGGTTGGTTTGCCGATCTCCGAAAGGATACCTTATACCGGTTTAGAAGAATCTCCTGCACCTTCAGTTATTGCAAATGCTCTTCACTTGAGGACTTCAGACATAGTCTCCAATCGCACTAAAAAGGGAGGATTTCAAGGATTgacctctaattttttattcggGAAGGCATTTTTGTTTGCCAAAAACGGAGATGTGGCCGCTTTCGAAGCTATCCTTGCTCTACTCATCTATGGGTTAGTATTGTTCCCCAATATTGACAGTTTTGTGGATAATAGTGCCATCCAAATCTTCTTGGGAGGGAATCCCGTTCCGACCCTACTTGCGGATGCTTACCATTCTATTCATCATAGGACCCACAAGGGGGAAGGACTTATTCTTTGTTGTGCACCATTACTATATAGGTGGTTTATTTCACACCTACCTTGGACTAGACACTTCAAGGAGAATCCAGAAAAGCTCCGTTGGGCCCAAAGGATTATGCCTCTTACTTCATCCGATATAGTTTGGTACGCTGCGGCTTATGATGTCGGAGTGATTATTGATGGTTGTGGGGAGTTCTCCAATGTGCCTCTTCTTGGCACACGGGGAGGAATCAGTTACAACCCTACTCTTGCTAGACGACAGTTCGGATACCCCATGAAGGATAGGCCTAAAAGCATTTTATTAACCGGCATATTCTATCTCAATGAAGAAGGAAGTCAACACATGAGAGAAAGTTTCGCCCGGGCTTGGCGTAATGTTCATAGAAAAGGGAGGGATCAGTTAGGAAAGAAGCTTGGAATTGTCTCCGAAGATTACACTAAATGGGTAATAAGTAGGGCTATAGAGCGCGGGATGCCTTATAGTTTCGAGAAGTCATCTTCTGTTGACGCATCTTCTTCCACCACACCTCCTTCAGTTATCCCATTCAAGACTATAGATGAATTCCAAGAACTTTTGGCAAGATTGAGACTTGAGAAGGATGCGTGGGAGAGAAAATTCCGAGAGTCTGAGCTTGAGAACCAAGAGTTGAAGGAGAAGTTGAAGGAACAAGAGAGGGTGCTTTCTCTACAAAGTGGTTTGTTGATGGAGAAGGAAGAGATGATTAGGGTCAAAGACGCATTACTGAGACAAGATGGCAAGAGGAAGAAGAGGCAAGGGGATTTATTTTCCTCTGGCCTCGATTCACGTTTTGATGGCTAG